A genomic region of Macaca thibetana thibetana isolate TM-01 chromosome 14, ASM2454274v1, whole genome shotgun sequence contains the following coding sequences:
- the UCP3 gene encoding mitochondrial uncoupling protein 3 isoform X2, with product MTRRGHPIPAATPWDGAIGSPCAAPALAGLTAKVRLQIQGENPVTQTARLVQYRGVLGTILTMVRTEGLCSPYNGLVAGLQRQMSFASIRIGLYDSVKQVYTPQGADSSSLTTRILAGCTTGAMAVTCAQPTDVVKVRFQASIHLGSSGSDRKYSGTMDAYRTIAREEGVRGLWKGTLPNIMRNAIVNCAEVVTYDILKEKLLDYHLLTDNFPCHFASAFGAGFCATVVASPVDVVKTRYMNSPPGQYLSPLDCMIKMVAQEGPTAFYKGFTPSFLRLGSWNVVMFVTYEQLKRALMKVQMLRESPF from the exons ATGACAAGGAGGGGCCATCCGATCCCTGCTGCCACCCCCTGGGATGGAGCCATAGGGAGCCCCTGTGCTGCCCCTGCCCTGGCAGGACTCACAG CCAAGGTCCGCCTGCAG ATCCAGGGGGAGAACCCGGTGACCCAGACGGCCCGGCTTGTGCAGTACCGTGGCGTGCTGGGCACCATCCTGACCATGGTGCGGACCGAGGGTCTCTGCAGCCCCTACAATGGGCTGGTGGCCGGCCTGCAGCGCCAGATGAGCTTCGCCTCCATCCGCATCGGCCTCTACGACTCTGTCAAGCAGGTCTACACCCCCCAAGGCGCAGACA GCTCCAGCCTCACTACCCGGATTTTGGCCGGCTGCACCACGGGAGCCATGGCAGTGacctgtgcccagcccacagatGTGGTGAAGGTCCGATTTCAGGCCAGCATACACCTCGGGTCGTCTGGGAGCGACAGAAAATACAGCGGGACTATGGATGCCTACAGAACCATCGCCAGGGAGGAAGGAGTCAGGGGCCTGTGGAAAG GAACTTTGCCCAACATCATGAGGAATGCCATCGTCAACTGTGCTGAGGTGGTGACCTACGACATCCTCAAGGAGAAGCTGCTGGACTATCACCTGCTCACTG ACAACTTCCCCTGCCACTTTGCCTCTGCCTTTGGAGCCGGCTTCTGTGCCACAGTGGTGGCCTCCCCGGTGGATGTGGTGAAGACCCGGTATATGAACTCACCTCCAGGCCAGTACCTCAGCCCCCTCGACTGTATGATAAAGATGGTGGCCCAGGAGGGCCCCACAGCCTTCTACAAGGG ATTTACACCCTCCTTTTTGCGTTTGGGATCCTGGAACGTGGTGATGTTCGTAACCTATGAGCAGCTGAAACGGGCCCTGATGAAAGTCCAGATGTTACGGGAATCTCCGTTTTGA
- the UCP3 gene encoding mitochondrial uncoupling protein 3 isoform X1, whose product MVGLKPSDVPPTMAVKFLGAGTAACFADLLTFPLDTAKVRLQIQGENPVTQTARLVQYRGVLGTILTMVRTEGLCSPYNGLVAGLQRQMSFASIRIGLYDSVKQVYTPQGADSSSLTTRILAGCTTGAMAVTCAQPTDVVKVRFQASIHLGSSGSDRKYSGTMDAYRTIAREEGVRGLWKGTLPNIMRNAIVNCAEVVTYDILKEKLLDYHLLTDNFPCHFASAFGAGFCATVVASPVDVVKTRYMNSPPGQYLSPLDCMIKMVAQEGPTAFYKGFTPSFLRLGSWNVVMFVTYEQLKRALMKVQMLRESPF is encoded by the exons ATGGTTGGACTGAAGCCTTCAGACGTGCCTCCCACCATGGCTGTGAAGTTCCTGGGGGCAGGCACAGCAGCCTGTTTTGCTGACCTCCTTACCTTTCCACTGGACACAGCCAAGGTCCGCCTGCAG ATCCAGGGGGAGAACCCGGTGACCCAGACGGCCCGGCTTGTGCAGTACCGTGGCGTGCTGGGCACCATCCTGACCATGGTGCGGACCGAGGGTCTCTGCAGCCCCTACAATGGGCTGGTGGCCGGCCTGCAGCGCCAGATGAGCTTCGCCTCCATCCGCATCGGCCTCTACGACTCTGTCAAGCAGGTCTACACCCCCCAAGGCGCAGACA GCTCCAGCCTCACTACCCGGATTTTGGCCGGCTGCACCACGGGAGCCATGGCAGTGacctgtgcccagcccacagatGTGGTGAAGGTCCGATTTCAGGCCAGCATACACCTCGGGTCGTCTGGGAGCGACAGAAAATACAGCGGGACTATGGATGCCTACAGAACCATCGCCAGGGAGGAAGGAGTCAGGGGCCTGTGGAAAG GAACTTTGCCCAACATCATGAGGAATGCCATCGTCAACTGTGCTGAGGTGGTGACCTACGACATCCTCAAGGAGAAGCTGCTGGACTATCACCTGCTCACTG ACAACTTCCCCTGCCACTTTGCCTCTGCCTTTGGAGCCGGCTTCTGTGCCACAGTGGTGGCCTCCCCGGTGGATGTGGTGAAGACCCGGTATATGAACTCACCTCCAGGCCAGTACCTCAGCCCCCTCGACTGTATGATAAAGATGGTGGCCCAGGAGGGCCCCACAGCCTTCTACAAGGG ATTTACACCCTCCTTTTTGCGTTTGGGATCCTGGAACGTGGTGATGTTCGTAACCTATGAGCAGCTGAAACGGGCCCTGATGAAAGTCCAGATGTTACGGGAATCTCCGTTTTGA